From the Salmo trutta chromosome 25, fSalTru1.1, whole genome shotgun sequence genome, the window ACAGCTAATGTTTTGGCAATTGTGTGATTCTTTAAGATACATCATGAAGAACCCCATAATCATTGCTATTAgagtagatacagtgccttgcaaaagtattcatcccccttgccgTTTctcttattttgttgcattacaacctgtaatttaaatagaattTGGGGGGATTTTTTGTGTATGTAATgggcatacacaaaatagtccaaattggtgaagtgaaatgaaaaaaatgacttgtttaaaagaattattaaaaaaataaaaaaataaaagtgatgcgtacatatgtattcaccccctttgctatgaagcccctaaataagatctggtgcaaccaattaccttcataagtcacataattagttaaataaagtcccccTGTGTGCAAACTAAGTgttacatgatctgtcacatgatctcggtatatatatacacctgttctgaaaggccccagagtctgcaacaccactaagcaagcggcaccaccaagcaagcggcaccatgaagaccaaggtgctctccaaacaggtcagtgacaaggttgtggagaagtacagatcagggttgggttataaaaatatatcagaaactttgaatatcccacaaagcaccattaaatccattattaaaaaattgaaagaatatggcaccacaacaaacctgccaagagagggccgcccaccaaatctcacggaccaggcaagaagggcattaatcagagaggcaacaaagaggccaaagataaccctgaaggagctgcaaagatccacagcggagattggagtatctgtccataggaccactttaagacgtacactccacagagctaggctttacggaagagtggccagaaaaacgccattgcttaaagaaaacaaataagcaaacacgtttggtgtttgccaagaggcatgtgggagaccccccaaacatatggaagaaggtactctggtcagatgagactaaaattgagctttttggccatcaaggaaaattctatgtctggcgcaatcccaacacctcgcatcaccccgagacaccatccccacagtgaagcatagtggtggcagcaccatgctgtggggatgtttttcatcggcagggactgggaaactggtcagaattgaaggaatgatggatggtgctaaatacagggaaattcttgagggaaacctttttcagtctttcagagattagagactgggacggaggttcaccttccagcaggaaaatgaccctaagcatactgctaaagcaacactcgagtggtttaaggggaaacagttaaatgtcttggaatgacctagtcaaagcccagacctcaatccaattgagaatctgtggtttgacttaaagattgctgtacaccgacagaacccatccaacttgaaggagctggagcaattttgccttgaagaacgggcaaaaatcccagtggctagatgtgccaagtttatagagacataccccaagagacatgcagctgtaattgctgcaaaaggtggctctacaaagtattgactttggggggtatcaagttttcagtttttttgccttatttcttgtttgtttcacaagaaaaaaatatttagcatcttcaaagtggaaggcatgttgtgtaaatcaaatgatacaaaccccccaaaaaatatgttttaattccaggttgtaaggcaacaaaataggaaaaatgccaaggggggtgaaaactttcgcaagccactgtatttcaAGACAATTATTTACAAAGCAAATTCAGTCATTACATTAATTTAACCCTTTCTCTAATTTTAGGAACTTAAACTGAAGACTTAGAGCACGTGCAAAGCTGGTTGACACATAACATCCCCACAACGTTATAGCAGCATTTTCTACAGCTACAACATCCCCAGCAAAAACAGTTAACTCTGTGAACATCAGGTGATTCAACCATCGTTTGTGGTGTCAAGTGTGATAACATTATTCGTTCCCCCTAGACTCACTGAGGAAATATACAGCAATCAAAACCTTCAGGCTGTGAGCTATACAAACTTACTCCGTAGCAACCATGAAGGTGATTAGACAGAAACTGGTAGTAGACCCCAGCAAATGTTTCAGTCAGTCCTGTGTTCCCCGTTCTTGGCCCATCCTCTGCTCATGGCCGCCACTACGATGGTGTACATGTTGAGCCAGGCCTGACGCAGTGGGCCAGTGTACCCATGACCCAGACTACACTGCAACATGTAGAGAAGGGACTCCCCCACCACCTgcaacatacacatgcacacatggaTGCACGCAAGCAAATATTATGAATATTGGCCTACAATTATAAACTGTTGCAAGTTTTCTTCCTTAAAAGTAAGCTGTAAAATAATATGTTGATTTCAATGTATAATTGTAAGGCAAATGCCTTCAATAGGATTGTGAGTTTGCTCAACAACATTTTTGTCAAATTCCAATTTGAATTCAATTCTCTCAGACTTTCAGGCTGACAGCCTGGTTATACTGTCCTGACAGCCTAGTTATACTGGAAATATAGAGATAGAACTTGATAAGATTTAGAACAAATCCTGCAGTACATTTTTATACTAAGTGCAATAATTCCAATAACTGGGACATTTACAAATATTGAATTCCAATTCAATACCAAATATTACATGTTTTTACAATTCCAATTCAAACAGTCCAAATTCCAATTAAATTCCAAAACTTGAAATTTGAATTGAATTCAAATTTTGAAATTTGAATTGAATTCAACATGAATTCTCCACTTCATGAGTTAATTCAATATTTTAAATCGGAATTTCAAATTAAATTGGAATTGACTTGCAATTGTATGTAAAAAtcaacttttcttttttttgttttacagtgtagtatagtgtacaGTACACTCAGTATGACAGCAGTGTACTACAGTGAGTGACCAGAGTGACAATATTCTTACAGCGAAAGACTGGGTGTTAACCCCGACTGCCTGGTGCTTCTTCCCCAGATTGAGCAGAAAATCCTCCAAGGTATGGAGGTCGTCCAGGTGACTGACTGCTGCATCAATCACCAGCATTACCTggacacatacgcacacacacacacacacacacacacacacacacacaatcatgtacgcacatacacacacgcatacacaaagAAATGTGCACATACACCAACACGCAGCAAGGGGTTATTGCCGTGGATTTGTTTCCAAGAATCAGCCATTTAGATGTCAGTTTTAACGGTGATGGGCTACGCAGGGTTACCTTTGTGACATGGTCCAGGAACTCAGGGCTGGAGAGGCAGTCTTGTGTGGGGCTACAGTTTGTGTTGTAGTGGAAGAGGTTGAGTAGCGCAGGCTCTAGTTCAAACAGTCTGCACAGCCATAAAACACAATTCAGTACTATAGGTGCAGACAGTACATGTAGTCGTATGTCCCTCGAATGCCACAATAGCTACGATTTTAATGTCTGGTTAAAGAAAATAGGACAGTCAGCAACAGTTCTTCTCTAGAGTCTGTTTTAGCAGAAGCTGTTTCAAAATAAAGACTATTGCAGCTTATCGCCAAGCAACAAGTCAAGCCTCCAGTCCCAGTATAGGGAGCGTGTGATGCAGTATCTATGTAGGTGAAGTGTATTTTTCTCTCTAATTACACAAGTACTGTTTACTATGACAACTACATTATTTACAGTATCTTTGCACTATACTGACATATTTGTATTGTATACAGCTGCAAATTGTAGTCAATGGTTAGGTTTCAGTAAACTTTCTTACAAAAAATGCTGCAGATATCAACCAACACTCTGTTTTGGTACACAAACAGTAAAGGCTGATATACTAATCACCATGACATCTTCATGGAGGAACACATGCATGGTATAGTTCTCAGTGTTTTCCCATTGGACTTTTTTcagcagcagtaacagagtcgaatgtaggggaaacactggttATAAAGCAGTGTtgtataccggtaccccctgtatatagtctcgttattgttatgtacatttattgtgctactttttgattgattagatttgttttacttgagtttatttagtaaatattttatcaactctatttcttgaactgcattgttggttaagggcttgaaagtaagcatttcacggcaaGGTCTACACCTTATTCGGCGAGTgtggaaaaatacattttgatttgatttgatctgaataGATAATACAGTATGACAAGCAATATCACAACTTCTCCTAGCTCCTTCATTTCCTCCATACCTAACTCCTTCATTTCCTCCACACCTAACTCCTTCATTTCCTCCATACCTAACTCCTTCATTTCCTCCATACCTAACTCCTCAAATAAAAAGCTTTAGATCATGACTGTACCTGGAGAACATGACGACTCCGTGTGGAACTTTGTTCTTGCCAAGACTCTCCCAGCTGCCTCGGATCAGCTCCTTGTCTTTCTCCGTCAGCTTCTCCATGCCCGGGGGTCGCTCAGTGTGAGGACTAGCTCTCTTTGCAGGATCAGAGGAAAAGTCTCTGGTCTGGGCAACCCATTACACTTTGGTAGACTCTGCTTGGGAAACCTCTGATGACCCACCTGGAAACTAAGTGTAAGTGCAAGAGCTAAAACATAACAAATTAAAACCAAAACAATAGAAAGAGGAATTCATGATAGTTGTACATGTGCAAATCTAGATCCCAGCATACCTTAGTTGTGACACTCTTCTCTCTTCACACGCTCCCTGTCTGTACCAGGCTGTGGAGTGTGTTTGTGCATCTGGAGAACTGCCTTGGCTGGTACTCTTGGTACTTACTTGCTCTCCTGCTCACAGTGCATTCAGAGAGAGACAAGTCATCCGCCGTGCTTATCTGTCAAACTgactactgtctctctctctctccctctcactctctcccgctATACTCTCTCTCCAGCGCTGTGGATCTGTTCACACCACTGAAGAAGGAAAGGAGggatcgctctctttctctcctttgagGATGTGACGAGCTATAGCTCCTCCTACAGGTAAACCAAGGGCTGTCAAAACATCAACCTCCCTCcagatacactgaacaaaaatacaaacaacatgtaaagtgttggtttcatgagctgaaataaaagaccccagaaatgttccacacgcacaagaaatgtgtttacatccctgttagtgggcATTTCGCCTTTGCCAAGATAAACATCCATCTTACAGGTgtcgcatatcaagaagctgattaaaacctctctgggatcgTTCGGGACgtgagcgtcccacctcgccaacagccagtgaaattgcagggcgccaaattcaaacaacagaaatctcataattaaaattcctcaaacctACAAGTATTataaaccattttaaagatatacttcttgttaatccagccacagtgtccgatttcaaaaaggctttacggcaaaagcacaccatgcgattatgttaggtcagcgcctagccacagaaaaccatacagccattttccaaagaaggagaggtgtcacaaaagtcagaaatagcattaaaattaatcactaacctttgatgatcttcaccggatggcactcccaggactccatgttagacaataaatgtgtgttttgttcgataaagttcatctttgtccaaaaacctcatttgaaattgacacgttatgttcagaaatgcattgtctcaaacaaacatccggtgaaattgcagagagccacgtcaaattacagaaatactcatcataaacattgatgaaagttacaagtgttatacataggattaaagataaacttcttgttaatccagccgctgtgtccgatttaaaaaaggctttacggcgaaagcacaccatgcgattatgttaggtcagcgcctagccacagacaaccatacagccattttccaaccaaggagaggtgtcacaaaagtcagaaatagtgttcaaattaatcacttacctttgatgatcttcatctgatggcactcccaggtctccatgttagacacatgtttgttttgttcgataaagttcatctttatgtccaaatacctcctttttgtttgcgcgtttagtccagtaatccaaatgcacaaagcgcgggcacaaagtccagacgaaaagtccaaaaagttccATTGAAgttagtagaaacatgtcaaacgatgtatataatcaatctgtaggatgtttttatcataaatcttcaataatattccaaccggacaattccgttgtcattagaaaggaaagagaaCGTGCGTCGCGCTCACGGCCACGCATGTGACTAAACAAATGTCTTTCAGCTTGACCACTTgttgaaacagctcttattcaATCCCCTTTCACAATgcaagcctgaaacaacttctaaagactgttgacacctactggaagccttaggaagtgcaatctgaccccacagacacaggatattggataggcaatcacttaaaaaaatacagatttcccacttcctggttggatttttctcaggtttttgtctgccatatgagttctgttatactcacatacattattttaacagtttcggaaactttagagtgttgtctatctaaacctaccaattatatgcatatcctagcttctgggcctgagtaacaggcaatttactctgggcacgcttttcatccaaacttcccaatgctgccccctatcccaattaAGTTTTAAACAACGTGATCATTACCCAGGTGCaccatgtgctggggacaataaaaggccactctaaaatgtgcaattttgtcacacaacacaatgtcacagatgtctcaagttttgagggagcgtgcaattggcatgctgactgcaggatcacgtgtatggcgttgtgtgcgtgagcggtttgctgatgtcaacgttgtgaacagagtgtccctaGGTGGcagtagggttatggtatggggcaggcataagctacggacaacgaaaacaattgcattttattgatggcaatttcaatgcataGAAAtaacgtgacgagatcctgaggcccacctcatttttcagcatgataatgcacagcctcatgtcgcaaggatctgtacacaattcctggaagctgaaaatgtccaggttctccatggcttgcatacttaccagacatgtcacccattgagcatgtttgtgatGTTCTGGATTGACCTGTATGACAGCgagttccagttcccaccaatatccagcaacttcgcaaagccattgaagaggagtgggacaacattccgcaggccacaatcaacagcctgatcaactttatgagAAGGAGATActtactggttttctgatccacacccacccctacctttttttaaggtatctgtgaccaacagattcatatctgtattccctgtcatgtggaatccatagattaaggcctaatttatttatttcaattgactaatgtccttatatgaactgtaactctgtaatatctgtgaaattgttgcatgttgtatttatatttttgttcagtatatataatcTCATACACAGAGCACCATGACTTGGACTGTCACCTACTATAAGGTCAGAGGTCAATGAACCAAAGGGAGAAAAGTAATCACATACATGATCTTGAGTTATGGGACATTTCAGACCCTTTGGGGCCCCAAATGTACCTTTTGGAATTGCTCTTTAACCTTGCCTTTCTATCGTCAGATTATTTTATGCCCAAAAACTACATTGAATGAAACTGTGGAGTGCTAATCAACCACAGACACTCGATTTGGAGCACTTGAAGCAATTTCATAATGAAATGTGTGGGAATGTTAATATTGTAGCTGAAGTAATAACAGACCTGAGGGCTCCACTTTTGTAAAATGGTACATGGTAATTGTTTAACTGCTTGGAGAGGCGTATTCTCAGACACTCAGATAACCAAGTCTGATGGCCAAATTTAGAGTATGTCATTAACCAACATAAGAGATGTTTTTCTCAACCATGTTATTGCCTGCTTTATTTAAATGCTTGATCAAATtttcattacatacagtaccagtcaaaagtttggacacaccttctcattcaagggattttctttatttttactattttctacattgtaaaaaaaatagtgaagacatcgaaactatgaaataacacatatggaatcatgtagtaaccaaaaaagtgttatatttaagaaataaggcacctcgggggttgttggtatatggccaatataccacggctaagggctgttcttaggcacacgCATCGCGgagtacctggatacagcccttagccgtggtatattggccatataccaacaacccccgaggtgccttattgctattataaactggttaccaacgtaattagagcagtaaaaataactgttttgtcatacggtctgatataccatggctgtcaaccaataagcattcagggctcgaaccacccagtttataatttatatttgagattgttcaaagtagccaccctttgccttgatgacagttttgcacactcttttcattctctcaaccagcttcatgaggtagtcacctggaatgcatttcaattaacaggtgtgccttgttaatttgtggaatgtctttccttaatgcgtttgagccaatcagttgtgttgtgacaaggtaggggtggtatacaaaagccccatttgccctatttggtaaaagaccaagtccatattatggcaagaacagctcaaataagagaaatgacagtccatcattactttaagacatgaaggtcagtcaatctgaaaaatttcatgaactttgaaaatgcagtcgcaaaaaccatcaagcgttaggatgaaactggctctcatgaggaccgccacaggaaaggaaaactcagagttacctctgctgcagaggataagttcattagagttaccagcctcagaaattgcagcccaaataaatgcttcacagagttcaagtaacagacacatctcaacatcaactgttcagaggagactgagtgaatcaggccttcatggtcgtattgctgcaaagaaatcactattaaaggacaacaataagaagagacttgcttgggccaagaaacacgtgcaatggacattataccggtggaaatctgtcctttggtctgatgagtccaaacttgagatttttggttccaaccgccgtgtctttgtgagacgcagagtaggcgaacggatgatctccgcatgtgtggttcccaccgggaagcatggaggaggaggtgtgatggtgctttgctggtgacacggtttGATTTATTAGAATtcaacacttaaccagcatggctaccacagcattctgcagcgatacgccatcccatctggtttgcgctttgtgggactatcatttgtttttcaacaggacaatgacccaacacacctccaggctgtgtaagggctattttaccaagaaggagagtgatggagtgctgcatcagatgacctggcctccacaatcacccaacctcaacccaactgagatggtttgagatgagttggacagcagagtgaaggaaaagcagccaacaagtgctcagcatatgtgggaactccttcaagactgttggaaaagcattcctcattaagctggttgagagaatgccaagagtgtgcaaagctgtcatcaaggcaaaggttggttactttgatctgtttaacacttttttggttactacatgattccatacgtgttatttcatattgttgatgtctttactattattctacaatgtagaaaatagtacaaataaagaaaaacccttgaatgagtaggtgtccaatcttttgactgatactgtaggtTTTTGCCCACACATTTAAAGTAAGGATGCTATTGAACAGCATTTCACTACTAGTCTCGGGGTCGGAGGGGTGATAGTGTTGCATTTCTTATGATCTTATGCTGTTAGCCATGGCATTCTTTGTGTGTATAGTAACTGCTGTGTGGAATGCCATAGATGGTGCACAGCAGTCTCCTGCTGGACCACTGGGCGGTGTAAGGAGGGTAAACATGGTTTCCATGACAACCTCACTGGAGCCCTTGAACCTCTGACATGTGATTTTTGAGCTCTCATGGAGGTGACTGCATCTATCATTCAAGAGTCTCCTACCGATGTGAACCCCACAGCTGGTTTGATTGATCGGCTTTTATTGTTGGTCCACTGTAGAGTGAGCTCAGTTAGGGGAAAGACCATAAGCTGTCAATGACTCCCATACTCGTCTTCATCTGAACTCATCCAAACATTTTGAGCGGGGACTTAAACACATCATGTTTCTCTGATGGTATCCCCCAAATGACCATCTGAGCTGGTCTCCATGGAGACAGCAAGGTATGGCTCTAGAATGATGTTCTGCTGCCAGCTACAGTGTGCAGGGGTCCGCTATAATAATGGCTGCTGTCAGCTTCTTTCAGTGTTTTTCAGCAGCCAACTCCAAAATGATATCCAGTTATGTACATATTCAGATGTTTCTATCTGGTtagctgtggctcagttggtagagcatggtgtctg encodes:
- the LOC115162307 gene encoding neuroglobin-2; amino-acid sequence: MEKLTEKDKELIRGSWESLGKNKVPHGVVMFSRLFELEPALLNLFHYNTNCSPTQDCLSSPEFLDHVTKVMLVIDAAVSHLDDLHTLEDFLLNLGKKHQAVGVNTQSFAVVGESLLYMLQCSLGHGYTGPLRQAWLNMYTIVVAAMSRGWAKNGEHRTD